In one Echinicola marina genomic region, the following are encoded:
- the nrfD gene encoding NrfD/PsrC family molybdoenzyme membrane anchor subunit, with product MQVTSSVREPLVTGGKTYKDVTHDVARQVEGKPTVGWMLGLAVAIGTLLLGSIAVGATVWEGIGMWGLNKTVGWAWDITNFVWWVGIGHAGTLISAVLLLFRQKWRTSINRAAEAMTIFAVICAAMFPVLHMGRPWLGAYWALPLPNVFGSLWVNFNSPLLWDVFAISTYFSVSLVFWYIGLIPDFATIRDRATGLRKTIYGALSFGWTGAAKTWMHYEAVSLILAGLATPLVLSVHTIVSFDFATSVIPGWHTTIFPPYFVAGAIFSGFAMVLTLMIITRKLFKLEDYITMVHIELMNIVIIITGSIVGIAYITEFFIAWYSGVEAEQYAFINRAFGPYWWAYWSMMTCNVISPQLFWFKKIRTSIVFTFLLSLVVNIGMWFERFVIIVTSLHRDFLPSSWAMFYPTWADVGVYLFTFGLFFTLFLLFAKFFPVINMAEVKSVLKSSSEKVNK from the coding sequence ATGCAGGTTACTTCATCCGTACGCGAGCCGTTAGTTACGGGCGGTAAAACATACAAAGACGTTACCCATGACGTTGCCAGACAGGTGGAAGGCAAGCCAACCGTGGGTTGGATGCTTGGTTTGGCTGTGGCTATAGGCACCTTATTATTGGGTAGTATAGCTGTGGGAGCTACTGTTTGGGAAGGTATTGGTATGTGGGGATTGAACAAGACAGTAGGTTGGGCATGGGATATCACCAACTTCGTTTGGTGGGTAGGTATCGGTCACGCCGGTACTTTGATTTCAGCAGTACTCCTTCTTTTCAGACAAAAGTGGAGAACTTCTATTAACAGAGCAGCTGAGGCGATGACGATTTTTGCCGTTATCTGTGCGGCGATGTTTCCGGTACTTCACATGGGGAGACCATGGTTAGGAGCTTATTGGGCATTGCCTCTTCCAAACGTTTTCGGATCTCTTTGGGTTAACTTTAACTCACCATTGCTTTGGGACGTGTTTGCGATCTCTACTTATTTCTCTGTGTCATTGGTGTTCTGGTATATCGGTTTGATCCCAGATTTTGCCACCATCAGAGATAGAGCAACGGGCTTAAGAAAAACTATTTATGGTGCGCTTAGTTTCGGTTGGACTGGAGCTGCTAAGACTTGGATGCACTATGAAGCAGTCTCCTTGATTCTTGCAGGTTTGGCCACGCCACTTGTACTTTCTGTACACACCATCGTATCCTTTGACTTTGCAACTTCCGTAATACCAGGATGGCACACCACGATCTTCCCTCCATACTTTGTGGCGGGAGCGATCTTCTCTGGTTTTGCCATGGTATTGACCTTGATGATCATCACTAGGAAATTATTTAAGCTGGAGGATTATATTACTATGGTTCATATCGAATTGATGAACATTGTAATTATCATCACTGGTTCAATAGTAGGTATAGCTTATATTACTGAGTTCTTTATCGCGTGGTACTCTGGTGTAGAAGCTGAACAATATGCCTTTATCAACAGGGCTTTTGGACCATACTGGTGGGCATACTGGTCAATGATGACTTGTAATGTGATTTCTCCGCAGCTTTTCTGGTTCAAGAAAATCAGAACTTCAATCGTCTTTACTTTCCTACTTTCTTTGGTAGTAAATATCGGGATGTGGTTCGAACGTTTCGTAATTATAGTAACCTCACTTCATAGGGACTTTTTGCCATCTTCTTGGGCAATGTTCTACCCAACTTGGGCAGATGTTGGAGTTTACCTATTCACCTTTGGTTTGTTCTTTACCTTATTCTTATTGTTTGCTAAATTCTTCCCAGTAATCAACATGGCTGAGGTGAAATCAGTATTAAAGTCTTCATCTGAAAAAGTAAATAAATAA
- a CDS encoding DUF3341 domain-containing protein — protein MERDTNFILGIYEDEDVLKDAVTKVRESGVKIHEVFTPYPVHGLEDVLGYNRSKLPIAAFLFGLLGTCLALTMQLLMMSVDWPMIIGGKDFAPLPDFIPVTFELTVLLASFGMVGVFMISSDLKPWAQPRIFDLRSTDDKHVMAIDIANNANIEEAKIKELLQSSGASEVNNKSFE, from the coding sequence ATGGAAAGAGATACGAATTTTATCCTCGGTATTTATGAAGATGAGGATGTTTTGAAAGATGCGGTAACCAAGGTACGTGAGAGTGGTGTAAAGATCCATGAGGTATTTACTCCATATCCAGTGCACGGTCTTGAGGATGTATTAGGATATAATAGAAGTAAGTTGCCAATTGCGGCCTTTTTATTCGGATTGTTAGGGACTTGTTTGGCCTTGACCATGCAGTTGCTAATGATGTCAGTAGACTGGCCTATGATCATTGGTGGTAAGGATTTCGCTCCGCTTCCTGATTTCATTCCGGTAACCTTCGAACTTACTGTATTATTAGCTTCTTTCGGTATGGTAGGAGTATTTATGATAAGCAGTGATCTGAAGCCTTGGGCTCAACCTCGAATTTTTGATTTGAGAAGTACTGATGACAAGCATGTAATGGCGATTGATATTGCCAACAATGCTAATATTGAAGAAGCGAAGATCAAAGAATTGCTTCAATCTTCAGGAGCTTCAGAGGTGAATAATAAAAGTTTTGAATAG
- a CDS encoding c-type cytochrome, which yields MKIIKSIYLVALSAASLGVVSCGASGDDQGLEYAPQMYHSVAYEPLTQIQNEEAGSWLSNREDGKGEFFNSNVHNPHNMNMREPVANTVARNQYDMLPYRLKVADLEGADAVENPIELTDQVLADGKRLFTQYCSPCHGASGQGDGKVGEVIGGVANLTGGAYINLTEGHIFHVITHGKGRMGAHGSQITPERRWKIVHYVKQEIQKQ from the coding sequence ATGAAAATTATTAAGTCCATATATTTAGTTGCGCTTTCTGCTGCTTCTTTGGGAGTAGTATCTTGCGGGGCTTCAGGCGATGATCAGGGGCTGGAATATGCTCCTCAAATGTACCACTCTGTAGCTTATGAGCCACTTACCCAAATTCAAAATGAAGAAGCTGGTAGTTGGTTGTCAAACAGAGAAGATGGAAAAGGTGAATTTTTCAATAGTAATGTTCACAATCCACACAATATGAATATGAGAGAGCCTGTGGCTAACACAGTAGCTCGTAATCAATATGATATGCTTCCTTACAGATTAAAAGTAGCTGATCTGGAAGGAGCTGATGCAGTAGAAAATCCAATTGAACTGACTGATCAGGTTTTGGCGGACGGTAAGCGTTTGTTTACACAATACTGCTCTCCATGTCATGGAGCCAGTGGTCAAGGAGATGGTAAAGTAGGTGAAGTAATCGGTGGTGTGGCTAACTTGACCGGTGGTGCTTATATCAACCTTACAGAAGGACACATTTTCCATGTGATTACGCACGGAAAAGGTAGAATGGGAGCCCATGGTTCTCAGATTACTCCTGAGAGAAGATGGAAGATTGTTCACTATGTTAAACAAGAAATTCAGAAACAATAA
- a CDS encoding quinol:cytochrome C oxidoreductase codes for MAHVTNFNLDQKFDFTAALKKTIMMVGGIGAILLVIGIFTSMGGDSHGGHEAAGHQTEHVAAADSHGDAHAAEAGHEAGGHDEFHWSKRFFANLWINNVYFAGIAIIGVFFFAIQYAAQAGWATAILRVMISFGNWLPFAAILMIVTYFVAGHDLFHWTHHDLFVKDSGHYDAIIDGKGGFFYWPLAKGSFPIFWVARLVIFFGLWIFFFNKLKNLSLQEDINGGDSYWYNIRKWSAIFLVTFAVSSSISAWDWVMSIDTHWFSTLFGWYVFASWFVAGLSSICLVTIMLKERGYLEMFNENHLHDLGKFIFGFSIFWTYLWFSQFLLIYYANIPEESVYFLERLNSDKYGSFMFVNIILNFVLPFLVLMTRDAKRHTIFLKVVCTLIIVGHWVDFFLMVQPGTLGHNGGLGFMEVGMFLLYGSVVITVVLTGLAKKNLIAKNHPMLEETYHHHI; via the coding sequence ATGGCGCACGTTACAAATTTTAACCTGGATCAAAAATTTGACTTCACGGCTGCCCTGAAGAAAACCATCATGATGGTTGGAGGTATTGGGGCGATCTTGTTGGTCATTGGTATCTTCACTTCTATGGGAGGTGATTCACATGGAGGACATGAAGCTGCAGGTCATCAGACCGAACATGTAGCTGCAGCAGATAGTCATGGTGATGCACACGCTGCTGAAGCAGGACATGAGGCTGGTGGACATGATGAATTCCATTGGTCTAAGCGTTTTTTCGCTAACCTATGGATCAATAATGTATACTTTGCTGGTATTGCTATTATAGGTGTTTTCTTCTTTGCAATACAATATGCTGCGCAGGCCGGATGGGCTACAGCGATCTTAAGGGTAATGATCTCTTTTGGTAACTGGCTCCCGTTTGCAGCTATTTTGATGATCGTTACTTATTTCGTTGCTGGTCATGACTTGTTCCACTGGACTCACCATGATCTTTTTGTTAAAGATAGCGGGCATTACGATGCTATTATAGATGGAAAAGGCGGATTCTTCTATTGGCCATTGGCCAAAGGTAGTTTCCCTATTTTCTGGGTAGCTAGATTGGTCATTTTCTTCGGACTTTGGATCTTCTTCTTCAATAAATTGAAAAATCTTTCTTTACAGGAAGATATCAATGGGGGGGATAGTTATTGGTACAATATCAGAAAGTGGTCTGCTATTTTCTTGGTTACTTTTGCTGTATCGTCTTCTATTAGTGCTTGGGACTGGGTGATGTCAATTGATACACACTGGTTCTCTACCTTATTTGGATGGTATGTGTTTGCATCTTGGTTTGTAGCTGGTCTTTCTTCTATTTGTTTGGTAACCATCATGTTGAAAGAAAGAGGATACTTGGAGATGTTCAATGAAAACCACTTGCACGATTTAGGTAAATTCATTTTTGGATTCTCCATTTTCTGGACTTACCTATGGTTCTCTCAGTTCTTGTTGATCTATTATGCCAATATTCCTGAAGAATCCGTTTACTTCTTAGAAAGATTGAATAGTGATAAGTATGGATCATTCATGTTTGTGAATATTATCCTAAACTTTGTATTGCCATTCTTGGTTTTGATGACCAGAGATGCTAAAAGACATACTATCTTCTTGAAAGTAGTTTGTACTTTGATTATCGTAGGTCACTGGGTTGATTTCTTCTTGATGGTTCAGCCAGGTACATTGGGTCACAATGGTGGACTAGGATTTATGGAAGTTGGTATGTTCTTATTATATGGTTCAGTAGTGATTACTGTAGTGTTGACAGGTCTTGCTAAGAAAAACCTTATCGCTAAGAATCATCCAATGTTGGAGGAAACTTATCATCATCACATTTAA
- a CDS encoding cytochrome c oxidase subunit II — translation MYGFLIALGVLLLVSIIWMVYRIQTLVSVVKGSEKKVATGSNKVNAALFIVFLLAAGALMFWYSIKEFDNYNLPIASEHGVVTDQLFWVTMAITGVVFIITHILLFWFSYRYQYKEDSRATFFPDNNKLEVIWTAVPALVLTVLIVYGWKSWTDITAPAPENAHVVEVMGYQFAWEFRYPGKDNQLGNYDYRLINPSNSRGIDFTDKNALDDFPAQTVVIPKGEPVLFKIRSRDVLHSVFAPHMRLKMDAVPGMPTRFWFVPTKTTAEMRAELGDDEFVYEIACTEVCGGGHFSMRREIEVVEPAEYQKWMAEQKTFIEMDPTLIADAPAEIKELAQIQSAE, via the coding sequence ATGTACGGATTTCTTATTGCACTAGGTGTTTTATTGTTGGTATCCATCATTTGGATGGTATACAGGATACAAACTTTGGTTTCTGTAGTAAAGGGTTCTGAAAAGAAAGTTGCTACTGGAAGTAACAAAGTTAATGCTGCGCTCTTCATCGTTTTCCTTTTAGCAGCTGGAGCATTGATGTTCTGGTATTCTATCAAGGAATTCGATAATTATAACCTACCTATTGCTTCTGAGCATGGTGTGGTAACTGATCAATTGTTCTGGGTGACTATGGCTATTACGGGAGTGGTTTTCATTATTACCCATATACTTTTGTTTTGGTTTAGTTATAGATACCAATACAAGGAAGATAGTAGAGCTACATTCTTCCCTGATAACAATAAATTGGAAGTAATCTGGACTGCAGTTCCGGCTCTTGTATTGACAGTATTGATTGTTTACGGTTGGAAGTCTTGGACTGATATTACTGCTCCAGCCCCTGAAAATGCTCATGTTGTAGAGGTAATGGGATATCAGTTTGCTTGGGAATTTAGATATCCAGGTAAGGACAATCAATTAGGCAATTATGATTATAGGTTGATCAATCCATCTAACTCTAGAGGTATTGACTTTACTGATAAAAATGCCTTGGATGATTTTCCAGCTCAAACGGTAGTGATTCCAAAAGGAGAGCCAGTCTTATTTAAGATTCGTTCTAGAGATGTACTTCACTCAGTTTTTGCCCCTCATATGAGATTGAAAATGGACGCAGTACCAGGCATGCCTACTAGATTCTGGTTTGTACCTACCAAGACAACTGCTGAAATGAGAGCTGAATTGGGGGACGATGAATTTGTGTACGAAATTGCTTGTACAGAGGTTTGTGGTGGCGGTCACTTCTCCATGAGAAGAGAAATTGAAGTAGTAGAGCCAGCAGAATACCAAAAGTGGATGGCCGAGCAAAAGACCTTTATTGAGATGGATCCTACTTTGATCGCTGATGCTCCAGCTGAGATCAAAGAATTGGCTCAGATTCAAAGCGCTGAATAA
- a CDS encoding cytochrome c oxidase subunit I, producing MAVANISTHGTTEHDHHDDHAHSDNFITKYIFSTDHKMIGKQFLVTGIVWALIGGFLSILFRLQLGFPDMDMTFLKPILGGWIDESGALDTNFYLALVTMHGTIMVFFVLTAGLSGTFSNYLIPLQIGARDMASGFMNMLSYWFFFVAGVIMFISLFISTGPAGGGWVIYPPLSALEQAIPGSGLGMTLWLISMVFFIASQLLGGINYITTVINLRTKGMSFSRLPLTIWSFFLTAVIGLLSFPVLFSAALLLVFDRSFGTSFYLSDIYIGGEALPNTGGSAVLFQHLFWFLGHPEVYIVIMPAFGITSEVIATNSRKPIFGYKAMILSLLGITVLSFVVWAHHMFVSGMNPFLGSIFMFLTLIIAVPSAVKVFNYLTTLWRGNIIFTPAMLFAIGMVSFFISGGITGIFLGNSAIDIQLHDTYFVVAHFHLVMGSAAFFGMMAGIYHWFPKMFGKVIDEKLGYIHFWLTFVGVYMVFFPMHYIGIAGFPRRYYSWTNFNFADMYTDLNMFVSAAAIVTFGSQFIFLFNFFYSMYKGRRAPQNPWRSNTLEWTTPVEPGHGNWPGEIPTVYRWPYDYSKPGAKDDFIPQTVPLSSTPESNLPHEAEQVKLEREIMAEEGADVLVANESKES from the coding sequence ATGGCAGTAGCTAACATATCAACGCATGGTACTACGGAGCATGATCATCACGATGATCATGCACATAGTGATAATTTTATCACTAAGTATATCTTTAGTACCGACCATAAAATGATCGGTAAACAATTTTTGGTTACCGGTATTGTATGGGCATTAATTGGTGGTTTCCTTTCTATCCTTTTTAGGTTACAGTTAGGTTTCCCTGACATGGACATGACTTTCTTGAAGCCTATCCTAGGTGGATGGATTGATGAGTCTGGGGCTTTAGATACCAATTTTTACTTGGCTTTGGTGACAATGCATGGTACCATTATGGTGTTCTTTGTATTGACAGCAGGTTTGAGTGGTACTTTCTCGAACTATTTGATCCCATTGCAGATTGGTGCAAGGGATATGGCCTCAGGCTTTATGAATATGCTTTCTTACTGGTTCTTCTTTGTAGCTGGTGTGATCATGTTTATCTCCTTGTTCATCTCTACTGGTCCTGCTGGTGGTGGTTGGGTTATCTATCCTCCATTGTCCGCCTTGGAGCAAGCCATTCCAGGTTCTGGATTGGGTATGACACTTTGGTTGATATCTATGGTGTTTTTTATCGCTTCTCAGTTGTTGGGCGGTATTAACTATATCACTACTGTAATAAACCTAAGAACTAAAGGGATGTCTTTCTCAAGACTTCCATTGACCATCTGGTCATTCTTCTTGACTGCCGTAATTGGTTTGTTGTCATTCCCTGTACTTTTCTCAGCAGCCTTATTATTAGTTTTCGATAGAAGTTTCGGTACATCTTTCTATCTGTCCGATATCTATATTGGTGGTGAGGCTCTTCCAAATACCGGAGGTAGCGCAGTATTGTTCCAGCACCTGTTTTGGTTCTTGGGACACCCTGAAGTATATATTGTGATCATGCCGGCATTTGGTATTACTTCTGAAGTGATCGCCACCAACTCCAGAAAGCCGATCTTTGGATACAAGGCCATGATTCTGTCTTTGTTGGGTATTACTGTATTATCCTTTGTGGTGTGGGCGCACCATATGTTTGTGTCAGGTATGAATCCGTTTTTGGGCTCAATCTTTATGTTCTTGACTTTGATCATTGCGGTTCCATCAGCTGTAAAAGTATTTAACTACCTGACCACACTTTGGAGAGGAAATATTATTTTCACGCCTGCGATGTTGTTTGCCATCGGTATGGTGTCTTTCTTTATCTCAGGTGGTATTACAGGGATTTTCTTAGGTAACTCAGCCATTGATATTCAATTGCATGATACCTACTTCGTGGTGGCCCATTTCCACTTGGTAATGGGGTCTGCGGCATTCTTTGGGATGATGGCCGGTATTTATCACTGGTTCCCTAAAATGTTCGGTAAAGTGATCGATGAGAAGTTGGGGTATATCCACTTCTGGTTGACTTTCGTAGGGGTTTATATGGTGTTCTTCCCAATGCACTACATCGGTATTGCAGGATTCCCAAGAAGATATTACAGCTGGACCAACTTCAACTTTGCAGATATGTACACTGATCTTAACATGTTCGTGTCGGCCGCTGCTATCGTTACCTTTGGTTCTCAATTTATTTTCTTGTTCAACTTCTTTTATAGCATGTACAAAGGAAGAAGAGCTCCTCAGAACCCTTGGAGATCCAATACATTGGAATGGACTACACCAGTAGAACCTGGTCATGGTAACTGGCCTGGAGAAATTCCTACAGTTTACAGGTGGCCTTATGATTACTCTAAGCCTGGTGCAAAGGATGATTTCATCCCTCAAACTGTACCATTGTCCTCTACTCCAGAATCTAATCTTCCTCACGAAGCTGAGCAGGTTAAATTGGAAAGAGAAATTATGGCTGAAGAGGGTGCTGATGTCCTTGTAGCTAATGAATCAAAAGAATCTTAA
- a CDS encoding COX15/CtaA family protein, translating into MNQKNLKNINSFRRVSLITVIAVYFLILVGGIVRSSGSGMGCPDWPKCFGSWVPPTDVSQLPDNYQDIYLNKRLEKNERFVKMLHGFGFHKKAEEIKHDKAILIEGEFNATKTWIEYLNRLTGAIIGLLVVATFIYSWRLRKEDKTLAVLSFLNLVLVIFQGWIGSIVVSTNLLHWMITVHMLLALLIVCLLLYIHFRANKINHTVRQQLDKPGNLFGLLLVAFILMVVQVIWGTQVREQVDMIAARLGDLFRGNWIGLLGIDFIIHRSFSLILLGIHLLFIYKVYKVSFRRSNIFKWSQILVILILFEIVTGVGMAYFGIPAFLQPIHLLVGSMIIGVQFVILLQLSDQKRIVLNTTNS; encoded by the coding sequence ATGAATCAAAAGAATCTTAAAAATATTAACAGCTTTCGCAGGGTCAGTTTGATCACTGTGATAGCTGTTTATTTCTTGATTTTGGTAGGAGGGATAGTGAGAAGTTCCGGTTCCGGAATGGGCTGTCCTGATTGGCCAAAATGTTTTGGAAGCTGGGTGCCTCCAACGGATGTAAGCCAGCTTCCGGACAATTATCAAGATATCTATCTCAACAAAAGGTTAGAGAAGAACGAAAGGTTTGTCAAAATGCTGCATGGTTTTGGTTTTCATAAAAAGGCCGAAGAAATAAAGCATGATAAGGCAATACTTATAGAAGGTGAATTTAATGCCACTAAAACTTGGATTGAATACCTGAACCGGCTGACAGGAGCAATCATTGGACTCTTGGTTGTAGCTACCTTTATCTATTCTTGGAGACTTAGAAAAGAGGACAAAACCCTTGCTGTGCTCTCCTTTTTGAATTTGGTATTGGTTATCTTTCAAGGTTGGATTGGTTCCATAGTTGTATCTACCAATCTTTTGCATTGGATGATAACGGTTCATATGTTGTTGGCGCTGTTGATTGTTTGTTTGTTACTTTATATTCATTTTAGAGCGAATAAAATTAATCATACTGTGAGGCAGCAACTGGATAAACCAGGAAACTTATTTGGGCTTTTATTAGTCGCATTTATTTTAATGGTTGTTCAAGTAATTTGGGGTACGCAAGTTAGAGAGCAAGTGGATATGATCGCGGCCAGATTAGGAGATCTTTTCCGTGGTAATTGGATCGGACTTCTTGGTATCGATTTTATTATACATAGGTCTTTCTCTCTGATTTTATTGGGAATACACCTTTTGTTTATTTACAAGGTGTATAAAGTCTCCTTTAGGAGATCAAATATATTTAAGTGGTCGCAAATCTTAGTGATATTGATCTTATTTGAGATTGTCACTGGTGTGGGGATGGCCTATTTTGGTATTCCTGCATTCCTTCAGCCGATTCATCTTTTGGTTGGATCGATGATTATTGGAGTGCAATTTGTGATCCTATTACAGTTAAGTGATCAGAAAAGAATAGTGTTAAATACAACCAATTCATGA
- the cyoE gene encoding heme o synthase, with translation MRTVNLSEASLIDSILIRSKAYYELIKFRLSALVTFSAVFGFILGDSGVMFSWGKFFALMVGGFLISGASGAANEILERDYDKLMKRTQNRPLPLNIISLNEAYWFTVIVALIGISILWFFTNPITTGLGILSMILYVFVYTPLKRVGPIAVFVGAIPGAMPPLLGWTAATGAITYEALIIFGIQFIWQFPHFWAIAWVSDEDYKKAGFKLLPSGGRKDLNTAIQIMIYTLFLLPLGLLPSYFGLTGLNSGIVATICGVLFLAQTFSLMRDCSRKSALKIMFGSFLYLPIVQIAYLLDKIP, from the coding sequence ATGAGGACAGTTAATTTATCAGAAGCGTCCTTAATTGACAGCATATTAATCCGTTCGAAAGCATATTACGAATTGATTAAATTCAGGCTTTCAGCATTAGTTACTTTCTCTGCTGTTTTCGGGTTTATTTTAGGAGACAGTGGGGTGATGTTTTCTTGGGGCAAGTTCTTTGCGCTAATGGTCGGAGGATTTCTGATCAGTGGTGCTTCTGGAGCTGCGAACGAGATATTGGAAAGAGATTATGATAAGTTGATGAAGAGGACGCAAAATCGTCCTCTACCGTTAAATATTATCTCTTTAAATGAAGCGTATTGGTTTACGGTAATAGTGGCTTTGATTGGGATAAGTATCTTATGGTTCTTTACTAATCCTATCACTACTGGTTTGGGTATATTGAGCATGATTCTTTATGTTTTCGTGTACACACCCTTAAAAAGAGTAGGACCTATTGCTGTGTTTGTTGGAGCTATTCCAGGAGCTATGCCGCCATTATTGGGTTGGACTGCTGCAACAGGGGCCATTACTTATGAGGCATTGATTATATTTGGAATTCAATTTATTTGGCAATTTCCCCATTTTTGGGCCATTGCTTGGGTAAGTGATGAAGATTATAAGAAAGCTGGTTTTAAATTACTTCCTTCAGGCGGAAGGAAAGATTTGAATACAGCGATACAAATTATGATTTATACGCTGTTCTTATTGCCTCTAGGATTATTGCCAAGCTACTTTGGCTTGACAGGGTTGAATTCAGGAATTGTAGCCACTATTTGTGGGGTGTTATTTTTGGCGCAGACATTCTCATTAATGAGAGACTGTTCAAGGAAATCAGCCCTGAAGATCATGTTTGGTTCGTTCCTATATTTACCTATAGTGCAGATAGCTTATTTATTAGATAAAATACCATAA
- a CDS encoding cytochrome c oxidase subunit 3, producing the protein MEEKLAYTEGAEQPIAMHPKKFALWLFIVSVVMIFAALTSAFIVRQGEGNWLDYSLPEVLWFTSAVILLSSGSMHWAYVSAKNDQMGNLKIALTITAILGLTFLVGQWFSWEALVERDVYFVGNPAGSFMYVLTGLHAAHLISGVIFLIIVLISSYRYKIHSQRMNTMEMCATYWHFLGGLWIYLFVFLLLNH; encoded by the coding sequence ATGGAAGAGAAATTAGCATATACTGAAGGGGCAGAGCAACCCATTGCTATGCATCCAAAGAAGTTTGCCCTGTGGTTATTTATCGTTAGTGTAGTGATGATATTTGCTGCTTTGACTAGCGCATTTATTGTAAGACAGGGAGAGGGGAATTGGTTGGATTATAGTCTACCTGAGGTATTGTGGTTTACATCTGCAGTGATTTTACTTAGTAGTGGTAGTATGCATTGGGCATATGTTTCTGCTAAGAATGATCAGATGGGGAATTTAAAAATAGCTTTGACGATTACTGCCATACTGGGTTTGACATTTTTGGTTGGACAATGGTTTAGTTGGGAAGCATTGGTAGAAAGGGATGTTTATTTTGTGGGTAATCCGGCAGGTTCATTTATGTATGTGTTGACAGGATTGCACGCTGCCCACTTGATTAGTGGTGTGATATTTCTAATTATTGTATTAATTTCGTCCTATAGATATAAAATACATTCTCAGAGGATGAATACCATGGAAATGTGCGCCACTTATTGGCACTTTCTTGGAGGTCTCTGGATTTATTTGTTTGTCTTTTTATTATTGAATCATTGA
- a CDS encoding cytochrome c oxidase subunit 3: protein MSSTAIEINSKRGTWGGGNEPLKASYGKLMMWFFLLSDIFTFAAFLITYGAIRVSYPAFSGHVNEFTSSNEYWPIPEMIFDAVPFVHGIHAPLVFVGIMTFILIMSSVTMVLAVEAGHRNDKDDVVKWLLWTIVGGATFLSCQAWEWSHFIHGTDVGTLMTYVNSFGQTVTETVFGANLHVNEYGPAPFAQLFFFITGFHGFHVTIGVVLLFLAFYQAAVGVYERRGHYEMVEKIGLYWHFVDLVWVFVFTFYYLV, encoded by the coding sequence ATGTCATCGACTGCAATTGAAATCAACTCCAAGAGAGGAACATGGGGTGGTGGAAATGAGCCTTTGAAGGCCAGCTATGGAAAGCTTATGATGTGGTTTTTCCTACTTTCCGACATCTTTACTTTTGCCGCTTTTCTGATTACCTATGGTGCTATTAGGGTAAGTTATCCGGCGTTTTCTGGTCATGTAAACGAATTCACCAGTTCCAATGAGTACTGGCCTATTCCTGAAATGATTTTTGATGCTGTGCCTTTTGTCCATGGTATTCATGCTCCATTGGTTTTCGTAGGCATAATGACTTTTATTCTGATCATGTCTTCAGTAACTATGGTATTGGCAGTAGAAGCTGGTCATAGAAATGATAAAGACGATGTTGTTAAATGGTTGCTATGGACTATCGTAGGTGGAGCTACTTTCTTGAGCTGTCAGGCTTGGGAATGGAGTCACTTCATCCACGGTACTGATGTAGGTACTTTGATGACTTATGTGAACTCATTTGGTCAAACGGTAACCGAAACAGTGTTCGGTGCAAATCTTCATGTGAATGAATACGGACCGGCTCCGTTTGCACAACTTTTCTTCTTTATCACTGGGTTCCACGGATTCCACGTTACTATAGGTGTAGTATTGCTTTTCTTGGCATTCTACCAAGCTGCAGTGGGGGTATACGAAAGAAGAGGTCATTATGAAATGGTCGAAAAAATAGGCCTTTACTGGCACTTTGTAGATTTAGTTTGGGTATTTGTATTTACCTTCTACTACCTTGTCTAA
- a CDS encoding cytochrome C oxidase subunit IV family protein has product MSSLENKTTLEVLPRNKEKIRKIWKTALILLVITAVEFLLAFTMERGMLLFAIFVGLTIVKASYIMMEFMHLKDESKVLFWSIMLPLIFLVWLLIALSKEGAEIFLMRW; this is encoded by the coding sequence ATGTCATCACTTGAAAATAAAACAACCTTAGAGGTTCTTCCTCGAAATAAGGAAAAGATTAGAAAGATTTGGAAGACAGCATTGATCTTATTGGTTATTACGGCTGTTGAATTTCTTTTGGCCTTTACTATGGAAAGAGGAATGTTGTTATTCGCAATATTCGTAGGGCTGACCATCGTAAAAGCTTCATATATCATGATGGAATTTATGCACTTAAAAGATGAATCAAAAGTTTTGTTTTGGTCCATCATGCTTCCATTGATCTTCTTGGTGTGGTTGCTCATAGCACTTTCCAAGGAAGGAGCAGAAATCTTTTTGATGAGATGGTAA